Below is a genomic region from Malassezia restricta chromosome VIII, complete sequence.
CTTCCGCCTCCTCTTCCAGATCCtcatcgtcggcatgctGGTCTTGTGCGTCGTCCGAGCCTTCGTCGACCGAGTAGCCTGAGCtcttgagcagcagctcgaggcgctccaCTTCCGCGAGCACCTTTTTCTTCTGCCGCTCGGTCAGCTTCTTGTCCTTGGGAAGAccgagcgactcgaggaTCTGATCGGCGCTGATGTCGGGGGGAGCGTCAGCGGGCGGGCGtgtgcgaggcgccgccttggcTGGCTGAGAGCTGGCCTGACCAGCGGGCTCCTTGCCTCGGGGGCGaggtgcgtgcgccgcgcccgtCTCGCGCTTCGAgggcgccttgggcggctGCTCCTTGATGCGCTTAGGCTcaggcagcggcgcgggcggGGGCTGCTTGCTCTTGGCGCGACGTCCCATACGTCGTAGGCGTCGAAAGTCACGCTCGCGGGGCGCAGGCGGAGGAAAAAAAAGCGAGGTGGgtgtatcacgtgatgagCAAGACACGCGAGCGAGCGTACGAACCACTATGGCGGCGCGGGGGTATGGGGCCGGAGGAGGAAGGCAGCCGAGTCGCCGGACATGAGGATCTCGTGCCGGCTCGATAGGAGCGAGTCGACGAGGGGCGTCTGTACATGggagggcggcgcggcggctgACGCATACGCGAGTGGCGGGGTGGGCATCGAGGGCGATGCGTAGGGGCTGGGCGAGGCTGTCCACGGGCCAGGCGGGCGAGCCGCGACGAACGAGGGCGGTGAGCTCGCATACGTCGAGGACACATATCCATCGAGCGATGCGACGGCGTACGGCGCGGTGGGTGGTGTGCCCGGCGCTGTCACGGTGGAGAGCGTGCGGGCCTTGTGGGCGCGTGCATGATGCAGGCGGGACAGGGTCGAGAGGGTCGAGGCGGCCGTGTCGGAGAAGAGGCAGCGTACCTGGTAGCCGGTGATGACCTGGTGCAGGGCGCCCGTctcgacgtggcgcacCTCGACGAACTGGGGATCGAAGGCGAGGACGTAGGGGTAGTGCAGGGCGAAGGCGGTGGGCGTGCCTTCCCAGCGGAGGAGCCACGAGGCCCTGGCGCGCCAGCCATTCTTGTTGACGTAGAAGGCGAACTCGTTGTAGCAGAGGAGGAACtcgccgtcgatgcggAAGATGGCGATAGGCTGGAGGTTTTcctggcgctgcacgaactcgagcgacgcgtcggCGGGGTCCAGGAGGCCCTGGGTATCGAGGGTTTCGAGGTCGACGATCTCGAACCCCTTGATGGTGCCGATGCACAGCTTGGACTTGAGGAAGTGGATCGAGCTGGACTCGGTGGGGATGTAGAATTCCTTGAacacacgcagcgtgtcctGTCCGCTGGGCAGCATCTTGCCGAACGTCGGGTGCTTTTTGGCACgggcgtgcacgtcgatgggctcgagcgtcttgaTGGTCGAGGAGGCCGCGCCGGACTTGACGACGCACACGAGCGTGCGTCCGAGGCACATGCCTGCGCGGAAAAAGGACGTGTGGCTCGCGAtgcggcggccgtggcgcatcgaggcgacGGGATCGCTtggatcgagcgcatcgaagGTGAATGTGTACACGACGtgctcggcgagcacgaGGAGGATCTGGAACTCCTCGAGCACGTCCATCtgcaggacgtggcgcagggggagcacgagcgtcggcgagcggcTGCGATCACGCAGGTCCTGCAGGTACACGCCGTCGGGGAAGCCGAGGAACACCTGGCGCCCGCCGTCGAACGGCACCGCGCaggtgacgacgacgggcgcgccgcgcggcgccacagGGAGCAGGTCAAAGACGCAGCtctgctggcgcaggcggtgctggcgcagctcaaTGTGCTCGATCCACTTGTCGCGGCTGGCGAGCGTGCTGGCCCACAGCGTGAGCGAGTAGCCCTGCTTGCCGAGGTACGTAAACGTGAGCGCGTAGCCGGACTTGGCGTCTTGTCGGAGGGGCGGCGAGCCGACGCCGGGGGCGAGGCAGGTGCGGTGGCCGaacgacgagcgcgagagcaccgcgcgtgtgcgcggGCCTTtgctcgtcgcgacgtCCTCGTACATGGTGACTTGCAGGAGCTCGAGGGGGATGGGCCGGCGGTACACCTTGTACACTTCGTTCTTGTGGACGACCTTGATTTTGACCATGAGCAGCGCGTGATCAAAGAGGTACAGCTGGATCTCGGAGCTGTCGGACTGCGCGCTGCGCTTCTTGAGGGCGCTCTTGAACACGAGTTCGCGCCTCGCGTCGCCGAGCTTCAAGTCAACGAGCTCGCCCGGCTTGAactggagctgctggctcAGGAAGCCGAGCTGCAGACGGTTCTCGCTGCGGCCCGTCTCGTCGTTCACGAGGCTGAGCAGGCCCTTGATCTGGTGTATGACCTTGGGCAGGATGATCTTGTCCATGTTGTCGTCGGCCGTGTACTTGAGCATCTGCTCGAACAGGAGCGGGTATcgggcgaggcgcgccgtCGGCTTGGTCAGGAAGCCGTTCACCGGCAGCTTCCGCGAGACGGCCTTGCGCTCCGTGTCCTCGACGAACATCGCAAACACCGGGTTGATCGCGCGCTCCTCTtccaggcgcaggcgcgccgctgcctgGTGCGCGCCATAGTACACGTACGGCTCAAAGTCCGGCACGACCTCCGCGTACATGTCGCCGATGTGCTCGACCACGGAgcggtgccgctgccggcgcgtcagcatgtcgacgagccgcgcgtTCACGGCGAGAATGTCGAGCAGGTTGCGGAACACTGCGCGCACGAactcggcgcggcgcgcctcggGCAGAATGTGCTGCGTGCTCAGCGGCGTGAGCCACAGGTCGCGCAGGTACTCGAGGTCCTGGACGTAGGCGCGCTCCGTCGAGATGATCTCAAAGATGACCTCCTGCCGCTTGCGCTCCGTCGGCGACACGCTCTCGTACACGTCGCTGCTCACGGACTCGGCCCACAGCTGCGACGAAATGTCCACGAGGCTCTCGTGGCTATCGTggtgctgcagcgacgGATGCACGACCAGCTGCGACTGCCGCTCCAGGCGGTACGGACAGGTGATGCTGTAGCaccgcgcatcgcgcgtgCACGTCGGGCTGTAGCAGCCTGTGAGCAGCGTAAATACGCCCGTCGGGTAcgtcgcgcatgccgcgtccagcgccccgccgtcggcgccgagcaggctGAGCGTCGGCTGGTGCGTCGAGCTGAAAGAGCCACGCAGGTGCGAGTGGTCGTGCGTAAACTCGTACAGCTCGTGCTCAGAGTCGCGCAGTCGGTGCGTGTACGCGGCGTGGTGCAGAAagtgctgcgcatccagcgcacggccgaGGAGCAGCACCATGTTGCGGTCCGAGACGTGCGTCAGCTCTACCAGGCGGTCGACGGCTTCTTTGCCGTCGAAGCGTgggcgcagcaccgcctccAAGGCCTGTGCGACTTGCGAGAGGAGCGCAGGATGCACCGTGCTCGGCACCGTGCGCCCTGAGGCGTGGCGCACGAgaggcgccgtcgtgcgcgaggtCCGCGTGGGCGACATGGGCTGtgcgagcgccgctgcagACTCGATGGCCGGggccgacgtcgatgcgAGCGATGGCTGCCGCCTCATGCTCACGATGCTCGGTACGGTGCGCAGGTCAGAGGGACGGTGGCGCTCCTCGTCGAAAGACTCGGTGCTTTCCATCGACGCACGCGGAGCATATCGCGTCGGCGGGCGGCGGTCGTGGCTCGGGTATACATGCGTCGCCACACTCGTCGACAGCGTCCGagtcggccatggcgccgacCTGGCAGGGGTGggaggcggtggcgacTCGATCGACACGGCGCTCATGCTCGAGGCGAGCGACGTGTCGGCGGCCGAATACGCATGTggcgccgacggcgccacgtAGTGGGCGGCAGACGTCGACGGAGCGTACGATGCCTGCCACGGCAGATccgtcgtggacgacgtCGGAGAGACGGCCGTGTACACGTACGTCTGGGGGTACGCAGGCGCATGAGAGAACGCTGTCCGCGCCGAGGGCGGTGAGAACGACGCACTGCGCTCCGGCGGGGGCTTGGACGGCATGCGGGGCCCAAAGATGCTTTCAAACGCCGCAGCACGCTTATCCGCCGTAGGCGGCTCACCACGTCTTCGTGAGGGCATGGTGGGGCGGCGAGGGATGTACGCACACAATCACAGTAGCACCGCCAAGAAGATGCAGAGTGCAGCGTCAGCAGACGTACTAGCGACACCCCACACCCAGCAAGCGGGCGTAACGACGTGAAGGAGAAAAAtccacgccgcggcgatTCGGGCGACGCTCCACGAGCCACGAGGCTCGGTCGTGCGATCGATCTCACCTCCACATACAGCAGCCGCCCGCGGCCTGTCCCCGACCACCATCGATCGCCTCGGCAGTAggcagcgtgccgcgtACGAGGGAGAAAGAAACAGAACCACGCATGTCAGCGTACGATGGCGTGGTGCCAGGCATGCATGAGTCGCCTTCGTGCGTCAAAGCACGGCTCACGCCCCGCTACGGCGCGGTAGCAACCAACGACGCGTCTTGCGTAGAAGCGCTGCCGCGGCGTCCCTCGTCCCAGTCTCTTTCCGGCTGCAAGGCGTGGGCGACGTGACGGCCATGCGATGGGCGTGGGTCAGGAccggcgcgcgcggcgagAGCCTGTCCCATGCAGGCTGCACCGCCTCATGATGTGGAGGCATAGGGCcacgtcctgcagcgcccTTTTGCCACCGTTGACGCACGCCATGGCATCCCGGTTGAGCGCCAGGGATGCCGCTGACGAGATTCTGCGCGACTTGAAGAGCAACGTGTCAGGTCACCTCACCGTGTCAGCGGTGGGTCTGTTCATGGCTATCGCCTTCGGTGCAGGCCTGGTGACGTTGTGTGTCTTCCTcgtgtgccgccgtcgtcacAGGACGCTGTATGCACCCAAGTCGTATGCGATCTCGATCAAGTCTCTCATTACGATGAGGTCATCGCATGGGGGCTTTTTCAAGACGGTGCTGCGTCTGCGGGATGAGGACCTCTTGCGCATGACGGGGAcggacgccgtcgtctTTCTCGAGTTCCTGCGTCTGACCGCACGGATCCTGACGGCCGtcgcgctgccgctgtgcgtgaTTCTGATCCCCATCGATATCACGTACAAGCAAGACCTGTCCACGGACGATGATGTGCCGGACACACTCATGTACCTCACGATGGGGTACGTCCAAGGTCCGAGGCTGTGGGCTCATGTGATTCTGAGCTACGGCGTCACGATCAGTGGCCTCGTGATGATCTACATGTCGTACCGAAAAGTCATtcgcctgcgccaggcgtACTTGGCGTCCAGCGAGTACCAGACCAGCTACTTCTCGCGCGCGCTCATGGCCACAGACCTGGCGCCCGAGATCCAAGACGACGCATCGCTGCGTGCGGCCCTCATGGCCGAAGGCATCGTGTACCCGCTGTGCGAGGTGCAACTGGGCCACGGTATGCACAACTTGCCTGAtctgctcgcgcgccatACGGCGGCCGTCCATAAGCTTGAGCGGTACCTCGACAAGGCACTGCGCTCCCACAAACGACCGCTGATCCGCCTGGCGTGGACAGCGCCGAAAATGGATGCGATCGCGCACTAtgctggcgtcgtcgagTCGCTGGAGCAGGATATCGCCACGGCACGCTCAGAGCGGTCGGAAGGCGCGCCACAGTCGTACGGGttcgcgtcgctcgccaTGCCAGCGTATGCACACGCGACAGCCAAGATGCTGACGAAAAAGCCGTCGCGACGTGTCAAGATTCGACTCGCCGTCTCGCCGTGCGATATCCTGTGGCAAAATCTGATGAAGGACCCGGCATCGCGACGGCGATCGCGGCACTGGGCACGGGTgctcttgctgctgctgtttCTTTTCAACattgtgccgctgctcgcCGTGTCTCTGATTTCGAACTTGAATGCGTTCTCGCGCATTTCCCAGACGCTCTCTGATTGGCAAACGAACCGCCCCCTGTCGTTCGCGCTGTGCACGGGTGTACTGCCGCCGCTCATTTCGTTTGCCAACTCGCTGTTACTGCCGATgtgcatgcggcgcatcgccaTGTACCGTGGCGTGCGTACGCGGCAATCGCGCGATAGATCGCTCACGAATCAGTACTTTACCTTCCTGTTTACGACGCAGTTTGTGATCTTCTCGCTGATCGGCGTGGTGCTAGATCTGGTTATTATGATCATGGCGGCCTTTCGCCATAAGGACAAGCCATCGAGGGCTCTCTCGGACATGGCGAGAGAGATGCTGAACCAGGTGAGCAAGCGCTTCCAGTTTCAGTCGGCGTACTGGATGACGTGGCTGTGTCTGCGTGGCTTTTTGTTTTTGCTGGAGCTCGCGCAGATTCGGCGGCTCGGGTTCCTGATGGTGGATCGGTACCTCTTCTCGCACAATCCGCGCGACCTGCACGAGTACACCAAGGCCCCGTCGTTCTCGTACTGGAAAGGGTACGCGGAAATGCTGTTTCTCGTGGCGATCGGGCTGATTTACGCGCCATTAGCGCCACTCGTCGCGGCGGTCGCGGCAGGTGTGCTTTGGATCGCCGTGTTTGTGTACAAAAACCAGCTGTACTATGTGTACGCTACCAAGTCTGAGACGGGCGGCCGGCTCTGGAGCTCGGTCGTCACGAGCCTGCTGGCCATGATGACGGTGATGGAGGTCATTGTCGCGTTGGCCATTGGGCTGCTGCAAAACTGGATCAAGGCAGTGATTTGCCTTCCGCCCAtcgtgctcgtcgtgctctTTGGGTGGTACTGCCGCGCGAAGCTCGAGCCGCTGTTCCTGTGGTACAATCCCTCGCCGATGGACTTGGCCCGTGCTcgtgtgcatgtgccgcgtTCGGATCGCGCCCGTCTCGCGCGGCAGTTTGGCAATGTGTTTTTGCACTGCCCACTCGAGCAGCCTATCGTGGATGTAAAACTCATGGGGCGCGTGCACGAGTTTTACGATGGACCTGTGATGCCGAGTCATCATGTTGTGGAGCCCGTCATACCCTACGAGACATCGCCCATGGCGTCGGTCGATTCGCTGCCTGTGGACGAGGAGGGGCTCGCTAGTGATGTCGAGTGgaaggacgaggaggagggAACCTGGGATGGGGAGTCGAAGGAGGAGGAAGCATACCCTATGAAAACAcgtgtgccgccgtcgaAGGCGGAGTTTGATGACATTATGGAAATGTATGCAGAGCATGTATAGTTAGTCAAGGGGCATGGCACCGGTAATGTCCACGACCTGCGATGTGCCTGGATACGGAGGCAGGCGCAAGTCGTACTTGGCATCGAGGGCCGCATCGACGaagcggccgccgagccaGTGCTTGCCGCCAGTGAAGAATGCCGAGCCGCGTTTGGGCGCCGTGAGCGATACGAGCACGTCCGGCATGAACGACCGTGCTAAAGCGGACGTTTGCGGCCCGTCGTCCACGTTCCATGACGACGGAATGTCGACGCTCACGATGGGCAGCGTACGTTGCACTAGGTTCTCGAGCGTCGACTTGAACGGCTCGCGAGGCTCGCCGTGGAACGAGAAGCCAAAGAtggcatccagcacgaggtgtgcgtcgtccagcgccgacgccggcAGGTGCTCTGTATCGGCAAACTCGACGCGCAGGttgtgcagctgctgcacgagcccGTGGAAGAGCGAGGCATCCTTGCGCTTCGGATACCATACGATGGGCGTGTATCCAAAGTGCTTGAGGTgtcgcgccgccaccaGACCATCGCCGCCCTGGTTGCCTGGGCCACACGCCACcaggatgcgctggcgaTCAGGCTGCGGTGGGTAGCTCCGGTACACGGCCTCGGCACAGGATAAGCCAGCGAGCTCCATCAGCTGATCGATGCTAAAGCCGCCAGAAGGGGACATCAAGTCCCgatccagctgctgcgccacactACTGCCCAGGTACCGAAGCAGCATGACACAACCCCCGGAACGGCGCACGCCTCGCCGGCCGTGCATGGCTTATGTAAGAGAAAGAGGCGCGCCTACGCCGTCTTGGATGGACGGGAGCGGCGGCCTGGCCGGTCCTATCTGCTcgggcatggcgctggccCGCGAGAAACAGGGGCGGGATGGGACACCGTGACGGAGCCCGAGCGCGATGTCTGTAAGTGCTGCGGCTCGGAGTGGTGGTGCGCGCCTACTCCATCTTCTCTGGCGGCCAGGCTCGCTAGGAGCCAAGTGCGCGATGGATGGCAATGGATCGATCGTGCCGTGCTTGTTGTTATGGCTGGGTCTGCTACGAGCTCACGCATCGTTGGTAAAAGCGCCGTAAGAGGCACACGCAAGATCGGAATGTGACACAAGACAGCGTCGGGCGCTCACACAGGGCGAACGCCAGCGGATCGTAATATCGCGCAGCCACACACCGGTCAAGGTGAGCCGAGACGGTCTGGGTCATGGGGCCGACACCTTGACACGGCGTGGCCGACGCGCTGGGAAGGAGCCAGCTTGGCCCCTGCGCCGTGCAGGCGGACGAACGCCACGACCTGGCACGTGGCTGCCATGCACTCCCTGGCGCAACGCCTGACGATGTTATCTAAGCAAGGGCCGTGCGCATGATTACGTAACACGCCGTGCTTATTGGGAGCGGTGATGACCGGATGCGATTCTCAAGCccgcgaggcgcgccaAGAGAGTTGGAGACGAATCGGGAACATGCCTTAAAAGGAAGAAGCTTCGACCCTTCGAGGCAGCGTTCTTCTTTTCCCTGATGACTTGTGTGTGTGCGTTGCTGGACGCCATCAGAATCTACCTGTATCAGCTCTTGCAGGTGCTCATCAATGTGCTCTTtacgccgctgccgccttCGGCAGACGCACCAAAAATGGGCCGTGTCGCTGTGATTGGCGCCGGCCTCACCGGCCTCTCATCGGCCGCGCAGCTCAAGAGTCACGGCTTTGACGTGACGATTTTTGAAGAGCGGGCCAGAGAGGGTGGTATTTGGTGCGACGTCAACTCGACAAGCAACCTGCAGACCAGTTCTATCATGTACCGCTTCCACCCGCTCGTCTTTTACCGCTCCATTTACCCCTGTCGTGACGACATtctcgctcagcagcgcaagGTCTGGAACACGTACCGCCTGAGCGAAAATGCACGGTTCCAAACGCGTGTCACCAAAGTCGATCGGAACAAGGCCGGTCGGTGGATCATCAATGGAAATGCGTCGGAGACGTTTGATGGCCTCGTTGTCACGGTCGGTACGTGCGGCAAGCCGAATATGATCCCACTACCGAATCAGAAATCGTTCCGCGGCGAGATTCTGCACTCATCtcagctcgacgagcacgatTTCGAGGGCAAGCGTGTGGTGGTCattggcggcggcgcgagtGGTGTCGAAGCGGCTGAGACGGCTCTGGAAAGAGGTGCGAAGAAGGCCACGATTCTTGCGCGCAAGGACCACTGGATCATTCCGCGCCAGCTTCTCGTGGATTGCTTCATTACGTTGTTCCCGTACGGCTCGCGATTCCTTGCGTGGCTCGTGCCCGAGCAGCTGATTCGCCGCCTGCACTACCGAGAACTGGACGAGAAGATGAGTCCTACTACGCCGCTGTATTCCGGTACGCCCGTCGTGAACAATGATTTCCTGCGCCTTGTGCGCCAGGGCGCGGCCGACTACCAGCGGGGCGAGACGACGTTGCTGCACCACGACGGCCTCGAGTACAACTTCCGTACGCGTCATCAGTCGAAGGACGAGCGGGGCGAGACTCGGTTCATGTCGGCGGACATGATTGTGCTGGCCACGGGCTTTGAGCGCCCGACGATCGACTTTTTGCCGAAGGACCTCTTCCCGCCCGGATACGCGCGCCCCAACATGTATTTGCAGTGCTTCCCTGTGACGGATGCGAGCGTTGTGTGCACGAATGCGACCTATGTGAACGGGATTGGATCCGTCGGACATTTCCACATTGGCCTCTACGTCCGCCTTCTCGCGCTATTTTTGCACCGACCGGAGACGCGGCCGAGCCCCGCGGGTATGCGCAAGTGGGTCGACTCGCTGCGACACTCCAAGCGACACTGCACGGGCGGTCCGCTCGAGTTCTTTGCGTACGGTGAGTTGTTCATGTGGTTCTtcctgcgcatgctgagcCCTGTGCGTCTGGTGTATATTTTCTTCGTCCTCTTTGGCTTTGGCGAGTGGACGCAGAACAAGCAGGGTCAGGCGCAGTACCGCTACACCATCATGGACTTTGTGCCCCGCCTTATCACCCTACTCCACAGCGTGCCTCTCGAGTCTCCCCGG
It encodes:
- a CDS encoding RHO1 GDP-GTP exchange protein 1/2 encodes the protein MPSRRRGEPPTADKRAAAFESIFGPRMPSKPPPERSASFSPPSARTAFSHAPAYPQTYVYTAVSPTSSTTDLPWQASYAPSTSAAHYVAPSAPHAYSAADTSLASSMSAVSIESPPPPTPARSAPWPTRTLSTSVATHVYPSHDRRPPTRYAPRASMESTESFDEERHRPSDLRTVPSIVSMRRQPSLASTSAPAIESAAALAQPMSPTRTSRTTAPLVRHASGRTVPSTVHPALLSQVAQALEAVLRPRFDGKEAVDRLVELTHVSDRNMVLLLGRALDAQHFLHHAAYTHRLRDSEHELYEFTHDHSHLRGSFSSTHQPTLSLLGADGGALDAACATYPTGVFTLLTGCYSPTCTRDARCYSITCPYRLERQSQLVVHPSLQHHDSHESLVDISSQLWAESVSSDVYESVSPTERKRQEVIFEIISTERAYVQDLEYLRDLWLTPLSTQHILPEARRAEFVRAVFRNLLDILAVNARLVDMLTRRQRHRSVVEHIGDMYAEVVPDFEPYVYYGAHQAAARLRLEEERAINPVFAMFVEDTERKAVSRKLPVNGFLTKPTARLARYPLLFEQMLKYTADDNMDKIILPKVIHQIKGLLSLVNDETGRSENRLQLGFLSQQLQFKPGELVDLKLGDARRELVFKSALKKRSAQSDSSEIQLYLFDHALLMVKIKVVHKNEVYKVYRRPIPLELLQVTMYEDVATSKGPRTRAVLSRSSFGHRTCLAPGVGSPPLRQDAKSGYALTFTYLGKQGYSLTLWASTLASRDKWIEHIELRQHRLRQQSCVFDLLPVAPRGAPVVVTCAVPFDGGRQVFLGFPDGVYLQDLRDRSRSPTLVLPLRHVLQMDVLEEFQILLVLAEHVVYTFTFDALDPSDPVASMRHGRRIASHTSFFRAGMCLGRTLVCVVKSGAASSTIKTLEPIDVHARAKKHPTFGKMLPSGQDTLRVFKEFYIPTESSSIHFLKSKLCIGTIKGFEIVDLETLDTQGLLDPADASLEFVQRQENLQPIAIFRIDGEFLLCYNEFAFYVNKNGWRARASWLLRWEGTPTAFALHYPYVLAFDPQFVEVRHVETGALHQVITGYQVRCLFSDTAASTLSTLSRLHHARAHKARTLSTVTAPGTPPTAPYAVASLDGYVSSTYASSPPSFVAARPPGPWTASPSPYASPSMPTPPLAYASAAAPPSHVQTPLVDSLLSSRHEILMSGDSAAFLLRPHTPAPP
- a CDS encoding NAD(P)H-hydrate epimerase, with amino-acid sequence MLLRYLGSSVAQQLDRDLMSPSGGFSIDQLMELAGLSCAEAVYRSYPPQPDRQRILVACGPGNQGGDGLVAARHLKHFGYTPIVWYPKRKDASLFHGLVQQLHNLRVEFADTEHLPASALDDAHLVLDAIFGFSFHGEPREPFKSTLENLVQRTLPIVSVDIPSSWNVDDGPQTSALARSFMPDVLVSLTAPKRGSAFFTGGKHWLGGRFVDAALDAKYDLRLPPYPGTSQVVDITGAMPLD
- a CDS encoding flavin-binding monooxygenase-like protein, with product MTCVCALLDAIRIYLYQLLQVLINVLFTPLPPSADAPKMGRVAVIGAGLTGLSSAAQLKSHGFDVTIFEERAREGGIWCDVNSTSNLQTSSIMYRFHPLVFYRSIYPCRDDILAQQRKVWNTYRLSENARFQTRVTKVDRNKAGRWIINGNASETFDGLVVTVGTCGKPNMIPLPNQKSFRGEILHSSQLDEHDFEGKRVVVIGGGASGVEAAETALERGAKKATILARKDHWIIPRQLLVDCFITLFPYGSRFLAWLVPEQLIRRLHYRELDEKMSPTTPLYSGTPVVNNDFLRLVRQGAADYQRGETTLLHHDGLEYNFRTRHQSKDERGETRFMSADMIVLATGFERPTIDFLPKDLFPPGYARPNMYLQCFPVTDASVVCTNATYVNGIGSVGHFHIGLYVRLLALFLHRPETRPSPAGMRKWVDSLRHSKRHCTGGPLEFFAYGELFMWFFLRMLSPVRLVYIFFVLFGFGEWTQNKQGQAQYRYTIMDFVPRLITLLHSVPLESPRFPRM
- a CDS encoding calcium permeable stress-gated cation channel — translated: MASRLSARDAADEILRDLKSNVSGHLTVSAVGLFMAIAFGAGLVTLCVFLVCRRRHRTLYAPKSYAISIKSLITMRSSHGGFFKTVLRLRDEDLLRMTGTDAVVFLEFLRLTARILTAVALPLCVILIPIDITYKQDLSTDDDVPDTLMYLTMGYVQGPRLWAHVILSYGVTISGLVMIYMSYRKVIRLRQAYLASSEYQTSYFSRALMATDLAPEIQDDASLRAALMAEGIVYPLCEVQLGHGMHNLPDLLARHTAAVHKLERYLDKALRSHKRPLIRLAWTAPKMDAIAHYAGVVESLEQDIATARSERSEGAPQSYGFASLAMPAYAHATAKMLTKKPSRRVKIRLAVSPCDILWQNLMKDPASRRRSRHWARVLLLLLFLFNIVPLLAVSLISNLNAFSRISQTLSDWQTNRPLSFALCTGVLPPLISFANSLLLPMCMRRIAMYRGVRTRQSRDRSLTNQYFTFLFTTQFVIFSLIGVVLDLVIMIMAAFRHKDKPSRALSDMAREMLNQVSKRFQFQSAYWMTWLCLRGFLFLLELAQIRRLGFLMVDRYLFSHNPRDLHEYTKAPSFSYWKGYAEMLFLVAIGLIYAPLAPLVAAVAAGVLWIAVFVYKNQLYYVYATKSETGGRLWSSVVTSLLAMMTVMEVIVALAIGLLQNWIKAVICLPPIVLVVLFGWYCRAKLEPLFLWYNPSPMDLARARVHVPRSDRARLARQFGNVFLHCPLEQPIVDVKLMGRVHEFYDGPVMPSHHVVEPVIPYETSPMASVDSLPVDEEGLASDVEWKDEEEGTWDGESKEEEAYPMKTRVPPSKAEFDDIMEMYAEHV